The Heterodontus francisci isolate sHetFra1 chromosome 43, sHetFra1.hap1, whole genome shotgun sequence genome window below encodes:
- the LOC137355763 gene encoding immediate early response gene 2 protein-like isoform X1, whose product MDVKIEAQRVMAVALGKMYSSRLQRGGIRLHKSLLLSLVLRSARDIYLNVRAEQEAGQGDKLEAEAEAAAMEVEPRPEERENRAGLRADPGGEEFPAESECIQAGECIQAGECIQAGECIQAGECIQAGECIQAQCIHSEGYNVSEPPQDCSAQAGRSDPPLCPTCCPGERPVEVTAAPGLTPDEARLRPRGRVCGPERSRKRRKGSDQRDWAESECLPRKRARLEEVEVVEEEEVTRRPGQEMETSNIHSLVSVFGSGFSGLLSKGKADSPREQAASPGHVCRDTDLSKLGIWVRPIVAY is encoded by the coding sequence ATGGATGTGAAGATAGAAGCTCAGCGGGTGATGGCCGTGGCCCTGGGCAAGATGTACAGCTCCCGGCTCCAGAGGGGAGGAATCCGGCTCCACAAGAGCCTCTTATTGTCGCTGGTGCTGCGCAGCGCCCGGGACATCTACCTGAATGTGAGAGCCGAGCAGGAGGCCGGCCAAGGGGACAAGCTGGAGGCCGAGGCCGAGGCCGCTGCCATGGAGGTCGAACCCCGGCCCGAGGAGCGGGAGAACAGAGCCGGGCTGAGAGCGGACCCCGGCGGCGAGGAGTTTCCAGCGGAGTCGGAGTGTATCCAGGCCGGGGAGTGTATCCAGGCCGGGGAGTGTATCCAGGCCGGGGAGTGTATCCAGGCCGGGGAGTGTATCCAGGCCGGGGAGTGTATCCAGGCCCAATGTATCCATTCTGAAGGATACAATGTATCGGAGCCGCCCCAGGACTGCTCCGCTCAGGCTGGCCGCTCTGATCCCCCTCTCTGCCCGACTTGCTGCCCCGGTGAGCGGCCTGTGGAAGTGACTGCAGCCCCCGGGTTAACCCCAGACGAGGCGCGGCTGAGGCCCCGGGGCCGGGTATGCGGGCCGGAGAGGAGCAGGAAGCGGAGGAAAGGCTCGGATCAGAGGGACTGGGCTGAGTCTGAGTGTCTGCCCAGGAAGAGAGCCAGACtggaggaggtggaggtggtggaggaggaggaggttacCCGGAGGCCGGGCCAGGAAATGGAAACCTCAAACATCCACAGCCTGGTCAGCGTCTTCGGCTCGGGATTCAGCGGCCTCCTGAGCAAAGGCAAAGCCGATTCCCCCAGAGAGCAGGCGGCGTCTCCGGGCCACGTCTGCCGGGACACAGACCTGAGTAAACTGGGCATCTGGGTCCGACCCATTGTCGCTTATTGA
- the LOC137355763 gene encoding immediate early response gene 2 protein-like isoform X2, with protein MDVKIEAQRVMAVALGKMYSSRLQRGGIRLHKSLLLSLVLRSARDIYLNVRAEQEAGQGDKLEAEAEAAAMEVEPRPEERENRAGLRADPGGEEFPAESECIQAGECIQAGECIQAQCIHSEGYNVSEPPQDCSAQAGRSDPPLCPTCCPGERPVEVTAAPGLTPDEARLRPRGRVCGPERSRKRRKGSDQRDWAESECLPRKRARLEEVEVVEEEEVTRRPGQEMETSNIHSLVSVFGSGFSGLLSKGKADSPREQAASPGHVCRDTDLSKLGIWVRPIVAY; from the exons ATGGATGTGAAGATAGAAGCTCAGCGGGTGATGGCCGTGGCCCTGGGCAAGATGTACAGCTCCCGGCTCCAGAGGGGAGGAATCCGGCTCCACAAGAGCCTCTTATTGTCGCTGGTGCTGCGCAGCGCCCGGGACATCTACCTGAATGTGAGAGCCGAGCAGGAGGCCGGCCAAGGGGACAAGCTGGAGGCCGAGGCCGAGGCCGCTGCCATGGAGGTCGAACCCCGGCCCGAGGAGCGGGAGAACAGAGCCGGGCTGAGAGCGGACCCCGGCGGCGAGGAGTTTCCAGCGGAGTCGGAGTGTATCCAG GCCGGGGAGTGTATCCAGGCCGGGGAGTGTATCCAGGCCCAATGTATCCATTCTGAAGGATACAATGTATCGGAGCCGCCCCAGGACTGCTCCGCTCAGGCTGGCCGCTCTGATCCCCCTCTCTGCCCGACTTGCTGCCCCGGTGAGCGGCCTGTGGAAGTGACTGCAGCCCCCGGGTTAACCCCAGACGAGGCGCGGCTGAGGCCCCGGGGCCGGGTATGCGGGCCGGAGAGGAGCAGGAAGCGGAGGAAAGGCTCGGATCAGAGGGACTGGGCTGAGTCTGAGTGTCTGCCCAGGAAGAGAGCCAGACtggaggaggtggaggtggtggaggaggaggaggttacCCGGAGGCCGGGCCAGGAAATGGAAACCTCAAACATCCACAGCCTGGTCAGCGTCTTCGGCTCGGGATTCAGCGGCCTCCTGAGCAAAGGCAAAGCCGATTCCCCCAGAGAGCAGGCGGCGTCTCCGGGCCACGTCTGCCGGGACACAGACCTGAGTAAACTGGGCATCTGGGTCCGACCCATTGTCGCTTATTGA